The genome window GGCCGCATCGTTGATCGTCACGGTCACGCCGGGCATGGTCGCGCCGTCCTCGGAGGTGATGGCCCCGATGATGGCGCCGGTCGTCTCCTGGGCCACCGCCGGGCCGGCGGCCAGCACCAGGCCCAGCACCATGAGCACAGCAGGCCATCCCGATCGATTCGTCCTTGTCATGTGTCGATACCTCCTCATCGTAGTGAATCTCCTGACAGCAATCTCCTGAAACGATCCGTCAGCGTGCATGCCCCGCCCCGCGCGATCCTCCCTTCCTCGCCGGGCGGGCGACGGTCGCCTTCCCGACCGGAGAAGATGGGCCCGGGCGGCCGCCAAGTCTTGATGCGGAGAGGAGGCCGGCGTGAGGGTTTTGCGAGGTTTCTCTGAGGGACCGTCCCGGGCCGCGGATCTGCGCCGGCGGCCTGGCTGCCTGCAACCTCGGCCGAGGGCAACCTTGAGGGCTCGCACGCGTACATCACTGCAGAGCCGGATTCCGGGCGCAGGCGGGGGCTTGCCTGAGAGGCTGGGAGATGGGCACCGAGGCGGCCAACAGAGTCGATGAATCGGCGGCGGCGCCGCGCCCGCGCCCGGCGGCGTTTCGGATCGGCGACTGGCGGATCGACCCTGAGCTGAACCGGGTCTCGCGCAACGGCCAGGCCGGCCAGCTCGAGCCCAAGATCATGGACGTCCTGGTCAGGCTCGCGTCGGAGCCGGGCGAGGTGGTGTCCAAGCAGCAGCTCCTCGACTCGGTCTGGAACACCGACTTCGTGACCGAGGGGGTGCTCAGCAGGGCGATCGCCGAGCTCCGCTCGCAGCTCGGCGACGACGCCCGCAACCCGACCTACATCGCCACCATCCCGAGGCGAGGCTACCGGCTGATCGCCGAGACCGCTCCCCTGCCGGATGGGCCGATCGAAGCCGCGCCGGCGCCGACTCCCGAGGTCGCCTTTCACCGCCGGCCACGCACGCGCGCGACGGCCATCACGGCCGTGGTGGCGATCGCGGCGCTCGCCGTCGGCATCGCCGCCCTCGGCGGCGGACGGCTCGCGAAGCGGGTCACGAACCTCGCGAGCCCGGCCGCGCCGCCGCGGCTGATCGTGTTGCCGTTCGACAACTACGGGCCGCAGGAGCGGACCGCCTTCGCCCTCGGCATCACCGACGAGATCACGTCCCAGCTCGCGATGGTGCCTCGCCTGCGCGTCATCTCGCGCACGACCGCCGTCACCTACGGACGGCGCGCCGAGACCGTTCAGCAGGTCGCAGCAGACCTCGATGTCGACTACATCCTCGAGGGCAGCGTCCGCTGGGAGACCCGCCCCGACGGCAGCGAGCTGGTGCGCATCACTCCCCAGCTCATCCGCGCCGCGGACGACGCCCACGTCTGGAGCGCGAGCTTCGACCGCAGCCCGTCCGAGCTGCTCGCGGTCCAGAGCGAGATCGGCCGCATCATCGTCGATCAGCTCGATCTCACCCTCCCGGAGACGGCCGACGCGGCCACGGCCACCGGCCTCGACGCGGCGGCCTACCAGGCGTTTCTCGACGGGCGCGCCCACCTCTACTCGGACGAGGCGGAGGACTATCGGACCGCCATCGCCAGCCTCGAGAGGGCGGTCGAGCTCGATCCCGGTTTCGTTCGCGCCTGGGCCCTGCTCTCCGAGGCGAACGGGCTGATGGTCCACTTCGCCTTCGACGCCTCGCCGGAGCGGATCGACCGGGCACGCCAGGCCCTCGAGCACGCGCTCGAGCTCGGCCCGGACCGGCCCGAGTGCCACCGCGCGAGGGGGTTCTACCTCTACCGGTGCCAGCGCGACTTCACGGGCGCGCTGGCCGCGCTCGAGCAGGCACGGCAGTCGCTTCCCAACGACAGCGACGTGCTCGCCGGCATCGCCTACATCAAGCGGCGGCTCGGCGACTGGGAGGGTTCGCTCGCCACCCACCGGCTGGCCCTCGAGCTCGACCCCTGGAACCCGTCGCTCACCTGGAACCTGGCCTCGAGCCTGATCTACCTGCGATCGTACGCGGAGGCGGAGGAGGTTCTCGGGCGAGTGATTGCCATCGCGCCCGGCATGCGAACCCCCCACTTCCTGCAGGTGACGACCCGCGTGCTGCGCGACGGCTCGACGGAGCGTGCCCGCCACGCGCTGGACGAGGTGCCGGGGCCGCGCGACGAGCGATGGACGATGGCGGCCTGGGGGCTCGAGGTGTTCGACGGCAACTACCGGCGGGCGCTCGATCTCGTCGAGTCGAGCCAGGCGGCGCGCTGGAATGGCGTCCCGACCGCTCTGCTCGCCTGCGTCAGCCACCGCGCCCTCCAGCTCGACCGCGCGGCCGGGCAAAGCTGCGGCGAGGCCGTCCGCCTCCTCCGGCGCGACCTCGAGGAGCAGCCCCGCAGCCCCTCCGTGCTCGCGATGCTCGCCGACGCGACCGCGCTGGCGGGCGATCCGGCCGCCGCCGCCGGCCACGCGCAGCTCGCCCGCGAGGTCGGCGCCGGGGACGCGGTGCTGGCTGTCGATCTCGCCGTCGATCTGGCGCACGCCGAGATGCTCGGCGGCAGGCTCGACGCCGCGCTCGACCAGCTCGAGGCCGCGCTGCAGGCGCCGGCGCTGATCTCGGCTGCGGTGCTGCGAAACAGCGCCGAGTGGGCCCCCCTGCGCGACCACCCGCGCTTTCAGCGGATCCTCGACACCACGCCGGGAACCGCTCGGCAACCCGTCTAGCCGCTCGTCACCCAGCGGTCCAGCGAGAGCAGCGCCCACGTCTGCTCGCCGGTGAAGGAGAGCGCCCGCGGCCGGCGGATGATCCCCGCCTCGGCGAGCCGGTCGAGGGCCGCGCTCAGCAGTCGTGGGCGGCGGGCCACCCAGCGCCGGATCGGCAGGTTGAAGCCCCGCTTGGGCCGGTTGAAGAGCCCCGCCGGCACCCGTCCCGCCATCAGCCGTCGGACGACCAGCTTGCCAGTGCCGGTGGCAGGGTCGAGCAGCAGCGGACCGTCGAGCGCCAGCCCGAGCTCGACCAGCTCGTGGTCGAGCAGCGGCGGCCGCAGCTCGAGGGAGTGGGCCATGCTCGCGCGGTCGACGCGGGCGAGGAGGTCGCCGGCCAGGTAGGTGTGGAGATCGGCCCACTGCAGCCGCTTGAGCGGCGGCAGCTCCTCCCGCCAGTGCCGGCGGAAGAACCAGAGGTCGTCGTAGCCCTCCTGCTCGAGCCTCGGGCCGATCAGGGCGCGCTTCTGCTCGACCGTGAACGGGCTCAGGAAGGCGGCGTAGCGCTCGAGCCCGGCGGCCACGCGCCGCTGCAGCGACCGGCCGAGCGCCGAGAAGGTCGGCAGGGCGCCGGCCAGCGCCCGCGCCACGGTCGGCGGCGGCGGCTCCGTCCAGCGCCGGTACCACTGGTAGCCGCAGAACAGCTCGTCGCCGCCCTCGCCGCACAGCGCCACGGTCACGTGCTCGCGCGCCAGCCGCGACACCAGGAAGGTCGCCCACGAGCCGGAGTCGCCGAACGGCTGGTCATAGAGCCGCGGCTGGGTGTCGAGCGCGAGGTCGAGGTCGACCGACTCGGCCAGGAGCTCGTGGTGCTCGGCGCCGAAGTGAGCTGCCACCCGGCGCGCCACCGGCGCCTCGTCGCGATGGCCGATCCGGCTGCCCAGGGTGAAGGTGCGCGGGCGGTCCACGAAGGCCGCGATGGTGGTCGAGTCGATGCCGCCGGACAGGAAGACACCGACCGGCACGTCGGCCAGGGTGTGCATCGGCACCGCGATCTCGAGCAGCCGGCCGAGGCGCTCCACGGCCTCGCCCATGTCGGTGACCGTGACCTCGGCCGACGGCTCCCACCAGCGGGCGACCTCGAGCGCCCCCCCACCCTGCCAGACCAGGGTGTGGCCGGGCGGGAGCTCGCGGATGCCCGCGAAGACCGTCTTGGGCGCCGGGATGTAGCGGTAGGTCAGGTAGTCGCGCAACGCGCTCTCGTCGACCGGCGGCCGGCCGAGCTCGAGCAGCGCCTTGATCTCGGAGGCGAAGGCGAGGCCGCCGGGGAGCGCCCGGTAGAAAAGCGGCTTGATGCCGAGCCGGTCGCGGGCCGCGAACAGCCGGTGGCGGCGGGCGTCCCACACCGCGAAAGCGAACATCCCTCGCAGCCGGTGCAGGCAGCGGTCGCCCTCCTCGGCGTAGGCCGCGAGCACGACCTCGGTGTCGCAGTCCGAGCGGAAGGGACCCGGCAGCCGGCGGCGCAGCTCGCGGAAGTTGTAGACCTCGCCGTTGTAGGTGATCACGAGCTGGTCGCGGACCATCGGCTGGTGGCCGGCCGCGGACAGGTCGAGGATCGCGAGCCTGGCGTGGCCCAGATGGGCATCGTCGGAACGCCACACGCCGCGGTCGTCAGGACCGCGGTGGCGGAGGCGGTCGACCATGCGCTCGATGACCGCCGGGTCCGGCGCGCTGCCGACGATGCCCGCGATCCCGCACATGGTCGGCTCAGCTCCCCCG of Thermoanaerobaculales bacterium contains these proteins:
- the asnB gene encoding asparagine synthase (glutamine-hydrolyzing) encodes the protein MCGIAGIVGSAPDPAVIERMVDRLRHRGPDDRGVWRSDDAHLGHARLAILDLSAAGHQPMVRDQLVITYNGEVYNFRELRRRLPGPFRSDCDTEVVLAAYAEEGDRCLHRLRGMFAFAVWDARRHRLFAARDRLGIKPLFYRALPGGLAFASEIKALLELGRPPVDESALRDYLTYRYIPAPKTVFAGIRELPPGHTLVWQGGGALEVARWWEPSAEVTVTDMGEAVERLGRLLEIAVPMHTLADVPVGVFLSGGIDSTTIAAFVDRPRTFTLGSRIGHRDEAPVARRVAAHFGAEHHELLAESVDLDLALDTQPRLYDQPFGDSGSWATFLVSRLAREHVTVALCGEGGDELFCGYQWYRRWTEPPPPTVARALAGALPTFSALGRSLQRRVAAGLERYAAFLSPFTVEQKRALIGPRLEQEGYDDLWFFRRHWREELPPLKRLQWADLHTYLAGDLLARVDRASMAHSLELRPPLLDHELVELGLALDGPLLLDPATGTGKLVVRRLMAGRVPAGLFNRPKRGFNLPIRRWVARRPRLLSAALDRLAEAGIIRRPRALSFTGEQTWALLSLDRWVTSG
- a CDS encoding winged helix-turn-helix domain-containing protein codes for the protein MGTEAANRVDESAAAPRPRPAAFRIGDWRIDPELNRVSRNGQAGQLEPKIMDVLVRLASEPGEVVSKQQLLDSVWNTDFVTEGVLSRAIAELRSQLGDDARNPTYIATIPRRGYRLIAETAPLPDGPIEAAPAPTPEVAFHRRPRTRATAITAVVAIAALAVGIAALGGGRLAKRVTNLASPAAPPRLIVLPFDNYGPQERTAFALGITDEITSQLAMVPRLRVISRTTAVTYGRRAETVQQVAADLDVDYILEGSVRWETRPDGSELVRITPQLIRAADDAHVWSASFDRSPSELLAVQSEIGRIIVDQLDLTLPETADAATATGLDAAAYQAFLDGRAHLYSDEAEDYRTAIASLERAVELDPGFVRAWALLSEANGLMVHFAFDASPERIDRARQALEHALELGPDRPECHRARGFYLYRCQRDFTGALAALEQARQSLPNDSDVLAGIAYIKRRLGDWEGSLATHRLALELDPWNPSLTWNLASSLIYLRSYAEAEEVLGRVIAIAPGMRTPHFLQVTTRVLRDGSTERARHALDEVPGPRDERWTMAAWGLEVFDGNYRRALDLVESSQAARWNGVPTALLACVSHRALQLDRAAGQSCGEAVRLLRRDLEEQPRSPSVLAMLADATALAGDPAAAAGHAQLAREVGAGDAVLAVDLAVDLAHAEMLGGRLDAALDQLEAALQAPALISAAVLRNSAEWAPLRDHPRFQRILDTTPGTARQPV